In the genome of Gemmatimonadota bacterium, one region contains:
- a CDS encoding ABC transporter permease — protein MKSRTPAALRPFLASPLRTASLLVSAAAAVALFELGRTVLAGGAGSSAGLGWGLRPESVPADGGVFGRTAFARSVDSLQAEGLEALLTLFAGVFCAAVLATCTNALAGWAQHGLARRSASATRRSLGEPRWVRLRRSVGPLVLITGTGALLGGGPGWAVSVGLLATLPESLARVGATPSAPAAALTGALLALGAALLGLLSTSLGRRRLPALLSIGARVTEDPAVGFFRRSMASVQIAALVTVVGTVFVLGWAVLSPQRDAWTGFEVGDTAVARVELGGVGEEALALLHVGIRESLSTATGASAVSISSPGTLTGQGARDYVTTYCGACPAGGMVVDIISVDARRAAVSAGFFEAHGQAALEGRSFGTEDAPDAPGVVLVSESYARRFVDGVAIGKRVMASAREPAWSTIVGVVPDLPEGGFAAAGDPVPSIYLPAAQALPSRFDVALQGVEEPAEVDAVLAEALAAGLPASARVRVSEARPLVALLAETAAAPRWLALLLAAAALPALILSLIGMVTTMREDVRARSWEFGIRAALGASPRSLARSIVLRGAGVGARGLVAGLLMLMAVNQTLADRLPALGGVGAGLMGSLALAVMVISVGASIGPARRVSRSDPGLALARRDA, from the coding sequence ATGAAGTCCCGCACGCCGGCCGCGCTGCGTCCGTTCTTGGCCTCCCCTCTGAGAACCGCGAGCTTGCTCGTCAGCGCGGCGGCCGCGGTGGCCCTGTTCGAGCTCGGGCGGACGGTGCTCGCCGGCGGCGCCGGCTCGAGCGCGGGGCTGGGTTGGGGCTTGCGGCCCGAGTCCGTGCCCGCCGACGGCGGTGTGTTCGGTCGGACGGCCTTCGCCCGCTCCGTGGACTCCCTTCAGGCCGAGGGGCTCGAGGCTCTCCTAACGCTCTTCGCGGGGGTGTTCTGCGCGGCCGTCCTGGCCACCTGCACCAACGCACTCGCCGGCTGGGCGCAGCACGGTCTCGCCCGGCGGAGCGCCAGCGCGACCCGCCGGTCTCTGGGAGAACCCCGGTGGGTGCGCCTGCGCCGATCCGTCGGCCCGCTAGTGTTGATTACCGGCACGGGCGCGCTTCTGGGCGGCGGACCGGGCTGGGCCGTATCGGTGGGGCTGCTGGCCACGCTTCCGGAATCGCTCGCGCGCGTCGGCGCGACCCCGTCGGCGCCCGCCGCGGCGCTCACCGGCGCCCTGCTCGCGCTGGGCGCGGCGCTGCTGGGCCTGCTGTCCACGAGTTTGGGCCGCCGGCGCCTGCCGGCCTTGCTGAGTATTGGCGCTCGCGTCACCGAGGATCCGGCGGTGGGGTTCTTCCGGCGCTCCATGGCGAGCGTCCAGATCGCCGCTTTGGTGACTGTCGTCGGCACCGTGTTCGTCCTGGGCTGGGCGGTCCTATCCCCTCAGCGGGACGCTTGGACGGGGTTCGAGGTCGGTGACACGGCTGTGGCGCGTGTGGAGCTTGGGGGCGTGGGCGAGGAGGCTCTCGCGCTGCTGCACGTTGGAATCCGCGAGTCGCTGTCGACGGCCACGGGAGCGAGCGCGGTGTCCATCTCCAGCCCTGGAACGCTGACGGGACAAGGCGCACGCGACTACGTGACGACGTACTGCGGGGCGTGCCCGGCCGGAGGGATGGTGGTCGACATCATCAGCGTCGACGCCCGCAGGGCCGCGGTGAGCGCGGGGTTCTTCGAGGCGCACGGCCAGGCCGCGCTGGAGGGGCGTTCCTTCGGTACGGAGGACGCTCCGGACGCTCCGGGCGTGGTGCTCGTCAGCGAGTCATACGCGCGCCGATTCGTCGACGGCGTCGCGATCGGCAAGCGCGTCATGGCGAGCGCCCGGGAGCCGGCCTGGTCCACCATCGTGGGGGTCGTGCCGGATCTGCCGGAAGGGGGCTTCGCCGCCGCCGGCGATCCGGTGCCCTCGATTTACCTGCCCGCGGCCCAGGCGCTGCCGTCTCGGTTCGACGTCGCGCTTCAGGGCGTCGAGGAGCCGGCCGAGGTTGATGCCGTCCTGGCGGAGGCGCTCGCGGCCGGGTTGCCAGCGAGCGCGCGCGTCCGGGTATCTGAAGCGCGGCCCTTGGTAGCTCTCCTGGCCGAGACCGCGGCGGCGCCGCGCTGGCTCGCGCTGCTGCTTGCGGCTGCCGCCTTGCCGGCGCTGATCCTGTCCCTCATCGGCATGGTAACCACCATGCGCGAGGACGTGCGTGCGCGCTCCTGGGAATTCGGCATCCGCGCGGCGCTGGGCGCGAGCCCGCGCTCGCTCGCCCGATCTATCGTCCTGCGCGGCGCCGGGGTCGGCGCTCGCGGCCTGGTCGCGGGTCTGCTGATGTTGATGGCCGTGAACCAGACCCTGGCCGACCGGCTGCCCGCGCTAGGCGGCGTGGGAGCGGGGCTCATGGGGTCGCTCGCGCTGGCGGTGATGGTGATCAGCGTAGGCGCCTCGATCGGCCCGGCCCGGCGCGTGAGCCGGTCGGACCCGGGGCTGGCGCTGGCGCGGCGCGACGCGTGA
- the metH gene encoding methionine synthase, with protein sequence MSESRYITSLADRVLVYDGAMGTSIQTLGLGAADFGGDALVGCNDYLVISRPDAIERVHASFLEVGCDVIETDTFRSNRLTMKEYGLEDRIVEINAAAAALARSVADRFSTPDRPRFVAGSIGPSGFLPSTSEPGLGDVTYAELAEVFAEQARGLVESGADVLLIETSQDMLEVKAQVAGIRRYFAESGRTVPIQAQVTLDTSGRMLLGTDIAAAATVLRALRVDAIGLNCSTGPEHMRQAVRWLCENAPLPISVIPNAGIPHNEAGEAVYPLTAEALADAHEEFVVKFGVNVVGGCCGTTPEHIRQVVERVGGAKPAPRSPAPPPRLASAMTAFDMKQIPAPTLIGERVNTQGSRAVKRLLLADDLDGVLEIARGQVEGGAHLLDVCVALTERADEADQMRELVKRLAQAVETPLVVDTTEVDVMGAALEQYPGRATVNSINLEAGRAKADAVLPVAREHGAAVVALTIDEVGMAKTAERKLEVARRIAGIAVDEHGLAAEDLIFDALTFTLATGEEEFRRSAVETIEGIRAIKAELPGVFTSLGVSNVSFGLQPHARGALNSAFLHHCVEAGLDMAIVNPAHVTPYAEVDDEERELADDLILDRRPDALARFIAHFEGVEATAEEAADPTVQMAPDEAIHWKILHRKKDGIEQLVDAAIAGRAGVSPEDLSGTKEDAAAVATLNDVLLPAMKEVGDKFGSGELILPFVLQSAEVMKRAVARLETYLERLDGQAKGIVVLATVFGDVHDIGKNLVHTILANNGYAVHDLGKQVPVNDIIAKAEEVGADAIGLSALLVSTSRQMPACVQELSARGLGYPLLCGGAAINPSFVRRAAFLDPETGAVEPGTAAVYEAGIWYCKDAFAGLEAVDALVDPTRRDAFRTERLRDIREGAARREELKARAAELAPAVVDARPAADIEVPTPAFAGVKVIDRIPPSELFELIDLNTLYRLHWGAKNAKGEEWEQLVGEEYEPRLRRYEQDAISGGWLRTRAAYGFFPAASESDALVVFDPQDPLAESTRFEFPRQPGRERLCLADYFRPRDGAPTDVVGFQVVTVGDALLERSEALMKGGEYSEGFFLHGFGVRLAEAAAEWVHRRMRRELGIAPERGLRYSWGYPACPDHKQHFRLFDLLPARERLGLDLTEAGALVPELSTAALVVHHPDAKYFSAEDDR encoded by the coding sequence ATGAGCGAGTCGCGCTACATCACGAGCCTGGCCGATCGCGTCCTGGTCTACGACGGGGCGATGGGCACGAGCATCCAGACGCTCGGGCTCGGCGCGGCCGACTTCGGAGGCGACGCGCTCGTCGGCTGCAACGACTACCTGGTGATCTCGCGCCCGGATGCCATCGAGCGGGTCCACGCCTCCTTTCTGGAGGTGGGCTGCGACGTGATCGAGACCGACACGTTCCGCTCCAACCGGCTGACCATGAAGGAGTACGGGCTCGAGGACCGGATCGTGGAGATCAACGCCGCGGCCGCTGCGCTCGCCCGCAGCGTCGCGGATCGGTTCTCCACGCCGGACCGACCGCGCTTCGTCGCCGGCAGCATCGGCCCGAGCGGCTTCCTGCCCAGCACGTCGGAGCCCGGCCTGGGCGACGTGACCTACGCCGAGCTCGCCGAGGTCTTCGCCGAGCAAGCGCGCGGGCTGGTCGAGAGCGGCGCGGACGTCCTGCTCATCGAGACCAGCCAGGACATGCTCGAGGTCAAGGCGCAGGTCGCGGGGATCCGCCGCTACTTCGCGGAGTCGGGCCGCACGGTGCCGATCCAGGCGCAGGTCACGCTGGACACCTCGGGCCGCATGCTGCTGGGGACCGACATCGCCGCCGCCGCCACCGTGCTCCGCGCGCTGCGCGTGGACGCGATCGGCCTGAACTGCTCCACCGGGCCGGAGCACATGCGGCAGGCGGTGCGTTGGCTGTGCGAGAACGCGCCGCTGCCTATCAGCGTCATCCCCAACGCCGGCATCCCGCACAACGAGGCCGGGGAGGCGGTCTATCCGCTCACCGCGGAAGCGCTGGCCGACGCGCACGAGGAGTTCGTCGTGAAGTTCGGCGTCAACGTAGTCGGCGGCTGCTGCGGCACCACGCCAGAGCACATCCGCCAGGTCGTGGAGCGCGTGGGCGGCGCGAAGCCCGCGCCCCGCTCGCCCGCGCCGCCGCCGCGCCTGGCCAGCGCGATGACAGCGTTCGACATGAAGCAGATCCCGGCGCCCACGTTGATCGGGGAGCGGGTGAATACGCAGGGATCGCGGGCGGTCAAGCGGTTGCTGCTGGCCGACGATCTGGACGGCGTGCTGGAGATCGCGCGCGGGCAGGTGGAGGGCGGCGCCCACCTGCTGGACGTGTGCGTGGCGCTCACCGAGCGCGCCGACGAGGCGGACCAGATGCGCGAGCTGGTCAAGCGGCTCGCACAGGCGGTGGAAACGCCGCTCGTCGTCGACACCACCGAGGTCGACGTGATGGGGGCGGCGCTCGAGCAGTATCCCGGCCGCGCTACCGTCAACTCGATCAACCTGGAGGCGGGGCGCGCCAAGGCGGACGCGGTGCTGCCCGTTGCGCGCGAGCACGGCGCGGCGGTGGTGGCGCTGACCATCGACGAGGTCGGCATGGCCAAGACCGCCGAGCGCAAGCTGGAGGTCGCGCGCCGGATCGCGGGAATCGCCGTGGACGAGCACGGCCTCGCGGCCGAGGACCTGATCTTCGACGCGCTCACGTTTACCCTGGCGACCGGAGAGGAAGAATTCCGCCGCTCGGCCGTCGAGACCATCGAGGGCATCCGCGCCATCAAGGCCGAGCTTCCCGGCGTTTTCACGAGCCTGGGCGTCTCCAACGTGTCGTTCGGCCTCCAGCCGCATGCGCGCGGCGCGCTCAACTCCGCCTTCCTGCACCACTGCGTGGAGGCGGGGCTGGACATGGCGATCGTGAACCCCGCGCACGTCACCCCCTACGCCGAGGTCGACGACGAGGAGCGGGAGCTCGCCGACGACCTGATCCTCGACCGCCGTCCGGACGCGCTGGCGCGCTTCATCGCGCACTTCGAGGGCGTCGAGGCTACCGCCGAAGAGGCCGCCGACCCCACCGTCCAGATGGCCCCCGACGAGGCCATTCACTGGAAGATCCTGCACCGCAAGAAGGACGGGATCGAGCAGCTGGTGGACGCCGCCATCGCGGGTCGCGCGGGGGTTTCGCCGGAGGACTTGTCGGGTACCAAGGAAGACGCGGCCGCGGTCGCCACGCTGAACGACGTGCTGCTGCCCGCCATGAAGGAAGTGGGCGACAAGTTCGGCTCGGGCGAGCTGATCCTGCCCTTCGTGCTGCAGTCCGCCGAGGTGATGAAGCGCGCCGTGGCAAGGCTGGAGACTTATCTGGAGCGGCTGGACGGGCAGGCCAAAGGGATCGTGGTGTTGGCGACCGTTTTCGGCGACGTCCACGACATCGGCAAGAACCTGGTCCACACCATCCTGGCCAACAACGGCTACGCCGTGCACGACCTGGGCAAGCAGGTGCCCGTGAACGACATCATCGCCAAGGCCGAGGAGGTGGGCGCGGACGCCATCGGACTGTCCGCTCTGCTGGTATCCACTTCGCGCCAGATGCCGGCGTGCGTGCAGGAGCTGTCCGCGCGCGGGCTAGGCTATCCGCTGCTCTGCGGAGGCGCCGCGATCAACCCGTCGTTCGTGCGTCGGGCGGCGTTCCTGGACCCCGAGACCGGGGCGGTGGAGCCCGGGACTGCGGCTGTGTACGAGGCGGGCATCTGGTACTGCAAGGACGCGTTTGCGGGCCTGGAGGCGGTGGACGCGCTGGTCGATCCGACGCGCCGCGACGCTTTCCGCACGGAGCGTCTGCGCGACATCCGCGAAGGTGCCGCGCGCCGGGAGGAGCTCAAGGCGCGGGCGGCGGAGTTGGCGCCCGCCGTTGTCGACGCACGGCCCGCGGCTGACATCGAGGTTCCCACGCCCGCGTTTGCCGGCGTGAAGGTCATCGACCGCATCCCGCCCTCCGAGCTGTTCGAACTGATCGACCTGAACACGCTCTACCGGCTGCACTGGGGCGCCAAGAACGCCAAGGGCGAGGAGTGGGAGCAACTCGTGGGCGAGGAGTACGAGCCTCGGCTGCGGCGCTACGAGCAGGACGCGATCTCCGGCGGGTGGCTGCGCACGCGCGCCGCGTACGGGTTCTTCCCGGCGGCGTCCGAGAGTGACGCGCTCGTGGTGTTCGACCCGCAAGACCCGCTCGCGGAGTCGACGCGCTTCGAGTTTCCACGCCAGCCGGGCCGTGAGCGGCTGTGTCTGGCGGACTATTTCCGCCCCCGGGATGGCGCCCCGACGGACGTGGTCGGCTTCCAGGTCGTGACCGTGGGCGACGCCCTGCTCGAGCGCTCCGAAGCGCTGATGAAGGGGGGCGAATACTCCGAGGGGTTCTTCCTGCACGGTTTCGGCGTGCGCCTGGCCGAGGCCGCCGCCGAGTGGGTACACCGGCGCATGCGTCGGGAGTTGGGCATCGCGCCCGAACGCGGGTTGCGTTACTCGTGGGGGTACCCGGCGTGCCCCGACCACAAACAGCACTTCCGATTGTTCGACTTGCTGCCGGCGCGCGAGCGGCTGGGGCTCGACCTGACCGAAGCCGGGGCGTTGGTGCCGGAGCTGTCCACCGCCGCCCTGGTCGTGCACCACCCCGACGCGAAATATTTCAGCGCGGAGGACGATCGATGA